A genomic stretch from Shewanella sediminis HAW-EB3 includes:
- a CDS encoding ornithine cyclodeaminase family protein, whose product MLVIDAEQIHQTLNFPKLISALKETFSKPAGMPQRQVFSLDESSSHSDAFAVLPSWNEQTIAVKAFTYFPNNPSKSSDLESLYSKIMIFDRKTGIPQALVDGTSVTYWRTAAISALGSDFLAREDATKLLVCGTGRLASFMALAHASVRPITEIQIWGRNPKSALKIVDIVKTNRPELDVQVCDNLESAVRNADIISCATGSPSPLFDGDWVQEGTHTDFVGNHNHDRRECDTKLILKSDVYVDSKINVFAEAGEILIPVAEGLYDTNEVKGELSQLCDHRLKGRTDDKQITLFKTVGTALADLVGAQIAFAEINQSK is encoded by the coding sequence ATGCTAGTCATTGATGCAGAACAAATTCACCAAACACTTAACTTCCCGAAACTGATTAGTGCGCTTAAAGAGACGTTCTCTAAGCCAGCAGGCATGCCTCAACGACAAGTATTCAGCCTAGATGAATCCTCATCCCACAGCGATGCCTTTGCCGTGTTGCCCTCATGGAATGAGCAAACGATCGCGGTTAAAGCCTTTACCTACTTTCCAAATAATCCAAGCAAGTCGTCAGATTTAGAGAGCCTTTATTCCAAAATAATGATTTTTGATCGTAAAACAGGTATTCCTCAGGCTTTAGTGGATGGTACAAGCGTGACTTACTGGCGTACGGCAGCTATTTCAGCATTGGGAAGTGACTTTCTGGCAAGAGAAGACGCCACCAAATTACTGGTATGTGGCACCGGTCGTCTTGCCTCCTTTATGGCACTCGCTCACGCAAGCGTCAGGCCTATTACAGAGATTCAGATTTGGGGCCGCAACCCAAAAAGTGCTCTCAAGATTGTCGATATAGTAAAAACCAATCGCCCCGAACTGGATGTGCAGGTATGTGACAACTTAGAGTCTGCCGTTCGTAATGCCGACATCATCAGTTGCGCTACGGGCTCCCCGAGTCCGCTGTTTGACGGTGACTGGGTACAGGAAGGCACACATACAGACTTTGTCGGTAACCATAATCATGACAGGCGCGAATGCGACACTAAATTAATTTTAAAATCAGATGTATATGTCGACTCAAAAATAAATGTCTTTGCCGAGGCTGGAGAGATCCTGATACCTGTCGCCGAGGGGCTTTACGACACGAATGAAGTCAAAGGTGAGCTGTCACAACTGTGTGATCATCGACTGAAGGGAAGAACTGACGATAAACAGATAACACTATTTAAAACCGTTGGCACCGCTTTAGCCGATCTCGTCGGGGCACAAATAGCATTTGCAGAGATAAACCAAAGTAAATAG